A window of Auraticoccus monumenti contains these coding sequences:
- a CDS encoding rhomboid family intramembrane serine protease, with protein MSDTTRPPVQEPAFRPCYRHADRLTGIACQRCGRPICNECMVEASVGFQCPGCARRALPGARTPRTRTGARLGGAGGPLTAYSAAAILVGVKVVVGLADLVSGIESQLYSVNVLVAQGEVWRLVTHSFTSGSLFNLLINALFLFLVCRSIEAEVGRWRIIAAYLLSGFGAAAVVFALGPPAAGLFGGLTALLGLLAMNAALKFRRSEDVKPDLVFLAILVGFNLALGGIFSIGGSSGLQAVAGQVLGILGGVAFGAAVGLIWTWGPRQGRVRRQVLGLLGLTGVGVLLVAGRFLVG; from the coding sequence GTGAGCGACACGACGCGCCCGCCGGTGCAGGAGCCGGCGTTCCGGCCCTGCTACCGGCACGCCGACCGGTTGACCGGCATCGCCTGCCAGCGGTGCGGTCGGCCGATCTGCAACGAGTGCATGGTCGAGGCCTCGGTGGGGTTCCAGTGCCCCGGGTGCGCCCGGCGCGCCCTGCCGGGTGCCCGCACCCCGCGCACCCGGACCGGGGCGCGTCTCGGGGGCGCCGGCGGGCCCCTGACGGCCTACTCCGCCGCCGCGATCCTGGTCGGGGTCAAGGTCGTGGTCGGTCTGGCCGACCTGGTCAGCGGCATCGAGTCGCAGCTGTACTCGGTCAACGTGCTGGTGGCCCAGGGTGAGGTGTGGCGGCTGGTCACCCACTCCTTCACCTCCGGCAGCCTGTTCAACCTCCTGATCAACGCGCTCTTCCTGTTCCTGGTCTGCCGCTCCATCGAGGCCGAGGTGGGACGGTGGCGGATCATCGCCGCCTACCTGCTGTCGGGCTTCGGTGCCGCTGCGGTGGTCTTCGCCCTCGGTCCGCCCGCGGCCGGGCTGTTCGGCGGTCTGACCGCGTTGCTCGGGCTGCTGGCCATGAACGCCGCGCTCAAGTTCCGCCGCTCCGAGGACGTCAAACCCGACCTGGTCTTCCTGGCGATCCTGGTGGGCTTCAACCTGGCCCTGGGCGGCATCTTCAGCATCGGCGGGTCCTCGGGCCTGCAGGCCGTGGCCGGTCAGGTGCTGGGCATCCTCGGTGGCGTCGCCTTCGGCGCCGCGGTCGGGCTGATCTGGACCTGGGGACCGCGCCAGGGCCGGGTCCGCCGGCAGGTCCTCGGCCTGCTGGGTCTGACCGGGGTGGGCGTGCTCCTGGTCGCCGGCCGGTTCCTCGTCGGCTGA
- a CDS encoding peptidylprolyl isomerase — MGQTATLHTNLGDVRIELFDQQAPKTVANFVGLANGTQEYRDPETDEKTTGRFYDGLTFHRVIDGFMIQGGCPLGTGTGGPGYTFADEFHPELSFSKPYLLAMANAGPGTNGSQFFITVGPTPHLNRKHTIFGEVADQASRDVVDAIASVRTGRMDRPVEPVVVESVEIS, encoded by the coding sequence GTGGGCCAGACCGCGACCCTGCACACCAACCTCGGCGACGTCCGCATCGAGCTCTTCGACCAGCAGGCGCCGAAGACGGTGGCCAACTTCGTGGGCCTGGCGAACGGCACCCAGGAGTACCGCGACCCGGAGACCGACGAGAAGACGACGGGCCGCTTCTACGACGGCCTGACCTTCCACCGGGTGATCGACGGGTTCATGATCCAGGGCGGCTGCCCGCTGGGCACCGGCACCGGCGGCCCGGGCTACACCTTCGCCGACGAGTTCCACCCCGAGCTGAGCTTCTCCAAGCCGTACCTGCTGGCCATGGCCAACGCCGGTCCGGGCACCAACGGCTCGCAGTTCTTCATCACCGTGGGCCCCACCCCGCACCTGAACCGCAAGCACACGATCTTCGGCGAGGTGGCCGACCAGGCCAGCCGCGACGTGGTCGACGCCATCGCCTCGGTGCGCACCGGCCGGATGGACCGTCCCGTCGAGCCCGTGGTCGTCGAGTCGGTCGAGATCTCCTGA
- a CDS encoding sunset domain-containing protein translates to MRAAAETTHTAAERGADAVEKAVDAISDYVDSLSPYVEAAGDRVGPLAQQAKARSAAAAHQAVDALAPVLSDAREFVSPAVESARGKVQDDLLPRLSEVLERAADSDVARTATSRGAATMAALKGELELPQPKKEKKGGVGRVIRRIALVAALLGVGYVAFKKFFGPKDSGWETYQPSAPYSGSTTTTATPAEKPAEPADSQPSTAEEAIAAATSETPSGETPAESVDRVDSLAGDAAGRYGSNAYVGAEPPADFTVKGNERSMKYHTVESGGYERTIADVWFADEAAAEAAGFTKAQR, encoded by the coding sequence TTGCGCGCCGCCGCAGAGACAACTCACACGGCCGCAGAACGTGGAGCCGACGCCGTCGAGAAGGCGGTCGACGCCATCTCCGACTACGTGGACTCGCTGTCCCCGTACGTCGAGGCGGCGGGCGACAGGGTGGGCCCGCTGGCCCAGCAGGCGAAGGCCCGGAGCGCGGCTGCCGCGCACCAGGCCGTGGACGCCCTCGCCCCGGTGCTCAGCGACGCCAGGGAGTTCGTGTCCCCTGCGGTGGAGAGCGCGCGCGGCAAGGTGCAGGACGACCTGCTGCCCCGGCTGAGCGAGGTGCTGGAGCGCGCCGCGGACAGCGACGTCGCCCGCACCGCCACCTCCAGGGGTGCTGCGACCATGGCCGCCCTCAAGGGCGAGCTCGAGCTCCCGCAGCCGAAGAAGGAGAAGAAGGGTGGCGTGGGTCGTGTGATCCGGCGCATCGCCCTGGTCGCCGCCCTGCTCGGGGTCGGCTACGTGGCCTTCAAGAAGTTCTTCGGCCCGAAGGACTCCGGGTGGGAGACCTACCAGCCCAGCGCTCCCTACAGCGGCTCGACCACCACCACCGCCACCCCGGCGGAGAAGCCGGCCGAGCCGGCGGACTCCCAGCCGAGCACCGCGGAGGAGGCGATCGCCGCCGCCACCTCGGAGACCCCCTCCGGCGAGACCCCGGCCGAGTCCGTGGACCGGGTCGACTCCCTCGCGGGTGACGCGGCCGGCCGGTACGGCTCCAACGCCTACGTGGGTGCCGAGCCGCCGGCGGACTTCACCGTCAAGGGCAACGAGCGCTCGATGAAGTACCACACCGTCGAGAGCGGTGGCTACGAGCGCACCATCGCCGACGTCTGGTTCGCCGACGAGGCCGCGGCCGAGGCCGCCGGCTTCACCAAGGCCCAGCGCTGA
- a CDS encoding ANTAR domain-containing protein, producing MADPHPGSTAPTPLRVVVYSDDRTTREQVRLALGSRVAVDLPPVALVEVATQVALVNAVDAGGVDLVVLDGEATPAGGLGMARQLKDEVAKCPPLLVLVARQQDAWLATWSGADAALAYPLDPVRLPEVAAGLLRASLAGTGS from the coding sequence ATGGCAGACCCGCACCCCGGCAGCACCGCCCCCACGCCCCTGCGCGTCGTGGTCTACTCCGACGACCGCACCACCCGCGAGCAGGTCCGGCTCGCCCTCGGCAGCAGGGTGGCCGTCGACCTCCCGCCGGTGGCGCTGGTCGAGGTGGCCACCCAGGTCGCGCTGGTGAACGCGGTCGACGCCGGCGGGGTGGACCTGGTCGTGCTGGACGGGGAGGCCACACCGGCCGGTGGGCTCGGCATGGCACGCCAGCTCAAGGACGAGGTGGCCAAGTGCCCGCCGCTGCTGGTGCTGGTCGCGCGCCAGCAGGACGCCTGGCTGGCCACCTGGTCGGGCGCGGACGCCGCGCTGGCCTACCCGCTGGACCCGGTGCGCCTGCCCGAGGTCGCCGCGGGGCTGCTGCGGGCCTCGCTGGCCGGCACCGGCTCCTGA
- a CDS encoding prepilin peptidase, with protein MTVWLGATTVLLAVVAVVLLPPVLRRLPEPVTTDGSGPGYARLARPSTVLLHLAAAGAGTAVVLLAVPAPSWPLWWPLLTAGVASAVVDARTTWIPRPLSWAGWALGVLSTAVALVVAPPRAVLVAVLGALAAGALLWLVWRLSRGGIGFGDVRLAPLVGMAAGSMGELGWWWGLLLGTSLGAVVAVLRRVSRRPGAMPYGPALVAGPLLAALLGAG; from the coding sequence GTGACGGTCTGGCTTGGTGCGACCACCGTGCTGCTGGCGGTCGTCGCGGTGGTGCTGCTGCCGCCGGTGCTGCGTCGGCTGCCCGAGCCGGTGACCACCGACGGCAGCGGCCCCGGCTACGCCCGGCTGGCTCGTCCCTCCACGGTGCTGCTGCACCTGGCCGCGGCCGGTGCGGGCACCGCCGTGGTGCTGCTGGCCGTCCCGGCGCCGTCGTGGCCGCTGTGGTGGCCGCTGCTCACCGCCGGGGTGGCCAGCGCCGTGGTGGACGCCCGCACGACGTGGATCCCGCGGCCGCTGTCGTGGGCCGGCTGGGCGCTGGGCGTGCTCTCGACCGCGGTGGCGCTCGTCGTCGCCCCGCCGCGCGCCGTCCTGGTGGCGGTGCTCGGGGCACTGGCCGCCGGCGCGCTGCTGTGGCTGGTGTGGCGGCTCTCCCGGGGAGGCATCGGCTTCGGCGACGTCCGACTGGCACCCCTGGTGGGGATGGCGGCGGGCTCGATGGGGGAGCTCGGCTGGTGGTGGGGTCTGCTGCTGGGGACGTCGCTGGGCGCCGTGGTCGCGGTGCTGCGCCGGGTGTCGCGTCGCCCCGGGGCGATGCCCTACGGCCCCGCCCTGGTGGCGGGGCCGCTGCTGGCCGCGCTGCTCGGCGCCGGCTGA
- the trpD gene encoding anthranilate phosphoribosyltransferase, with translation MSRPAPSAAPTWPALITDLVQGRDLVAAQARWAMGEILTGQATPVQVAGFVVALRAKGETVEELAGLSAALVAEATPIDLGGGLVDVVGSGGDRANTVNVSTMAALVAAAAGARVAKHGNRAASSACGTADVLEELGVVLDLSPEQQVQVLTEVGIVFLFAPRYHPGLRHAGPVRRELGVATAFNFLGPLSNPARPGAQALGVADLRMAGLVAGVLAERGTSGLVFHGDDGLDELTTTTDSTVWLIRGGRSARVDFDPRTLGLARSTPEALVGGDAGVNAQVVRDLVAGESGPVRDIVLLNAAAALLAADGPDPDRDLAGQLEEPLRRATSAVDSGAAADLLARWVEATRSVAGP, from the coding sequence ATGAGCCGACCCGCGCCCTCTGCCGCACCCACCTGGCCGGCCCTGATCACCGACCTGGTGCAGGGTCGTGACCTCGTCGCCGCGCAGGCACGCTGGGCGATGGGGGAGATCCTCACCGGCCAGGCCACGCCCGTGCAGGTCGCCGGCTTCGTGGTGGCGCTGCGGGCCAAGGGGGAGACGGTCGAGGAGCTGGCCGGGCTGTCGGCGGCCCTGGTGGCCGAGGCCACCCCGATCGACCTCGGCGGCGGGCTGGTCGACGTGGTGGGCAGCGGTGGGGACCGGGCCAACACGGTCAACGTCTCCACCATGGCCGCGCTGGTGGCCGCCGCGGCCGGGGCCCGGGTGGCCAAGCACGGCAACCGGGCCGCGAGCTCGGCCTGCGGCACCGCGGACGTGCTCGAGGAGCTGGGGGTGGTGCTCGACCTCAGCCCCGAGCAGCAGGTGCAGGTGCTGACCGAGGTCGGCATCGTCTTCCTCTTCGCCCCGCGCTACCACCCGGGGCTCCGTCACGCCGGACCGGTGCGCCGTGAGCTGGGTGTGGCCACCGCCTTCAACTTCCTCGGCCCGCTGAGCAACCCGGCGCGCCCGGGCGCGCAGGCCCTCGGGGTGGCCGACCTCCGGATGGCCGGGCTGGTGGCCGGCGTGCTGGCCGAGCGCGGCACGTCCGGGCTGGTCTTCCACGGCGACGACGGCCTGGACGAGCTCACCACCACCACCGACTCCACCGTGTGGCTGATCCGCGGCGGCCGGTCCGCCCGGGTGGACTTCGACCCCCGCACGCTGGGCCTCGCCCGCAGCACGCCGGAGGCGCTGGTCGGTGGGGACGCGGGCGTCAACGCGCAGGTGGTGCGCGACCTGGTGGCGGGGGAGTCCGGACCGGTGCGCGACATCGTGCTGCTGAACGCCGCCGCCGCCCTGCTGGCCGCCGACGGCCCCGACCCCGACCGCGACCTGGCCGGCCAGCTGGAGGAGCCGCTGCGGCGGGCGACGAGCGCGGTCGACTCCGGCGCCGCCGCCGACCTGCTGGCGCGCTGGGTGGAGGCCACCCGGTCCGTCGCCGGCCCCTGA